The genomic segment CAAAGGATGAAAGAACAATCTCCTTGCACTCCTGCCAGGATGTTGTTCCCGTTGGCAGATGGGGCAGGGGCGCATAGCGATCGTAGTCGTAGAGCTCTTCCAAACCGAGGATCTCCCGTTTAATATTGTAGTACTTCTCGACAATATCATAGCGGTTGGTCACCGCATCCACCAGGGCATCAACGGTACTCTCCTCAAGTTCATTGGCAATGTTCATGGAGGAGAGCCAGCCATCGTAGCGGCGGATTCTGTCGGTGACCATCTTCTCGGCTGCCAGAGTATTGAAGATATGGGTGAGGATATGCAATTGCGACTGCAGTCCCTCGGTCATCTCCAGGGCGGCGTGCATCCTTGTCTCACGATGCTCGCTGTAGAGCTCTGTCAGCACCTCCTCTTCGCTGCGTCTTGTCTCGCCAAACTTCAGATGGGCAAATACCTTCTCAAAGAGCGTTGTCCAACTGCTCCGACCGGTGATCTCTTTTTCCTGGAGGAGCTGTTCCTCTTTTTCAGAGAGCATATGGGGGCGGTTTTTATTCAATGCTTCAAGGTAGTGGCGATAAAAGGCGATTTCCGGGGCGGTCAGGAGCTGGTCAATCCTTTTGCTACTCAGGTGGGTCCACTCCAGTTCAAAGAAGACTATTTCGGCAGAAGAACGGGAGTATTGTTCATGCACCCGTTGGTCAAGGGCGCCCGCCGTACTGTTGTCCATCTGGGTGGTGAAGTTTAAAAAAGAGTAGGTGCCCAGTTTGGTGAATCTGCAGTCCAGGGCCTCAAGACGCGCAACGAGCAGGGCCAGGTCGGCAGGAGAAATGGTGGCGATTTTTCCACTCCACTCTTCCCGCAGGGCTATTGCCTCTCCGCTACACCAGTTAAGGTCGGTCTCTATCTGTGGATCATTCGGGCTTTGGTAAAGGTCCTGGAGGTTCCAGATAATGTCTGTTGTCTGCAGGTTTTTGTTTAAGGTGCTGCTCTCCATATATTGCTCCTTTGGCTGATGTGGGATGTTTAAAACTGTAAATTTCACTCCGATCAGCTAAGCCTTAACTCTCTGGGCCAGCTGATCTGTTGAAAGGCTTACGCGCAATTTCCCCTATGTTTTTACTGAGGGCAAGGTTCTAATAATACCACATTTTCTATGTGATATGTCTGGGGAAACATATCAATGGGCTGTATTTTTTTTATTT from the Desulfotalea psychrophila LSv54 genome contains:
- a CDS encoding M3 family oligoendopeptidase; this encodes MESSTLNKNLQTTDIIWNLQDLYQSPNDPQIETDLNWCSGEAIALREEWSGKIATISPADLALLVARLEALDCRFTKLGTYSFLNFTTQMDNSTAGALDQRVHEQYSRSSAEIVFFELEWTHLSSKRIDQLLTAPEIAFYRHYLEALNKNRPHMLSEKEEQLLQEKEITGRSSWTTLFEKVFAHLKFGETRRSEEEVLTELYSEHRETRMHAALEMTEGLQSQLHILTHIFNTLAAEKMVTDRIRRYDGWLSSMNIANELEESTVDALVDAVTNRYDIVEKYYNIKREILGLEELYDYDRYAPLPHLPTGTTSWQECKEIVLSSFAEFSPKMAEIAGEFFAKGWIHAPIQDTKRGGAFAHPCVPEVHPYVLVNYTGNIRDISTVAHELGHGVHQVLAAGQGHFNSDTPLPLAETASVFAELLVFKAQLKLLSSPEEKKALICQKLESIFATVFRQTAMNRFEDSMHRGRREKGELSDEELSQFWIDSQQAMFGDSVQLTSNYRIWWSYIPHFLATPGYVYSYAFGELLVLALYGIYQTEGEAFVAKYLELLSAGGSSSPYDLLKPFGFDLNDPAFWQKGLGVIEEMVESL